The following coding sequences lie in one Mycobacterium sp. DL440 genomic window:
- a CDS encoding cytochrome P450: MVETTELYYDPYDVDIDADPYPVYKRLRNETPLYYNEKRDFWSLSRMADVEHALRDVENLSSAKGDILEVVKAEPVMPLGVFINEDPPLHTVHRLLVSRAFTPRKMKAIEEQVRDFCARCLDPLTGGDRFDFMGDLGAEMPMRVIGMLVGIPDELQRSVRKVAGRRLRNNPGEPLPVSKNNYFNGNMFREYVEWREKNPSDDLVTELLNVEFTDADGAERKLSSEELLVFLGVIANAGTETVGRLFGWLGKLLGEHPDQRRELVEDPSLIPGAIEEVLRYEPPVHGIARYVAKDVTYHDTTVPAGSALLLVAGAANRDERKFDDPDRFDIHRNGNHVSFGRGTHFCLGASLARVEGRVALEEILKRWPDWTIDEQNAERAPTVAVRGWDTMPAILG; this comes from the coding sequence ATGGTGGAGACCACCGAGCTCTATTACGACCCCTACGACGTCGATATCGATGCGGACCCGTATCCGGTCTACAAACGACTTCGCAACGAAACGCCGCTGTACTACAACGAAAAGCGAGACTTCTGGTCGCTGTCGCGGATGGCAGACGTAGAGCACGCGCTGCGCGATGTCGAGAACCTCAGCTCGGCCAAGGGTGACATCCTGGAGGTGGTCAAGGCCGAGCCGGTCATGCCGCTCGGTGTCTTCATCAACGAGGATCCTCCGCTGCACACGGTGCACCGGCTCCTGGTGTCACGCGCCTTCACGCCGCGGAAGATGAAGGCCATCGAGGAACAGGTTCGTGACTTCTGCGCGAGATGCCTGGATCCACTGACCGGTGGCGATCGCTTCGATTTCATGGGCGATCTCGGAGCCGAGATGCCGATGCGTGTCATCGGGATGTTGGTCGGAATACCCGACGAATTGCAGCGCAGTGTGCGCAAGGTGGCCGGACGTAGGTTGCGAAACAACCCCGGTGAACCGCTGCCGGTGAGCAAGAACAACTACTTCAACGGCAACATGTTTCGTGAGTATGTCGAGTGGCGTGAAAAGAACCCGTCCGACGATCTGGTGACCGAGCTGTTGAATGTCGAATTCACCGACGCCGACGGTGCTGAGCGGAAGTTGAGCTCCGAGGAACTCCTGGTCTTTCTCGGAGTGATCGCCAACGCCGGCACCGAGACGGTGGGCCGGCTGTTCGGGTGGCTCGGAAAGCTGCTGGGGGAGCACCCCGATCAGCGACGCGAACTGGTCGAGGATCCGTCATTGATCCCGGGCGCCATCGAGGAGGTTCTGCGTTACGAGCCGCCGGTGCACGGCATTGCCCGCTATGTCGCCAAAGACGTGACGTATCACGACACGACGGTTCCAGCTGGTTCGGCGCTCCTGCTCGTTGCAGGCGCAGCCAACCGCGACGAACGTAAATTCGACGATCCCGATCGTTTCGATATCCATCGCAACGGCAACCATGTGAGCTTTGGCCGGGGTACACATTTCTGCCTGGGTGCGTCGCTGGCGCGCGTCGAGGGGCGGGTGGCACTCGAGGAGATTCTCAAACGGTGGCCGGACTGGACGATCGACGAGCAGAACGCCGAGCGTGCACCCACGGTGGCGGTACGAGGCTGGGACACCATGCCCGCCATCCTCGGTTGA
- a CDS encoding TIGR03564 family F420-dependent LLM class oxidoreductase, producing MRIGLSGGAASVDRMITQAQEAEADGFSALWYASGVAGDPLVAMAIAGRATQSIELGTAVLQTYPCHPMLQGNRVIAAANAMGRPGLTLGLGPSHEPIVRDVLGLSYDHPARNTAEYLRIIGPLLRGEDVNFAGTDWSAHTAGRAARAEHPVPLLLSALSPRMLRIAGQFADGVVLWMASRQALESRITPTLTAAASEFGRSRPRIVAGLPVAVHDDLDEARDAVAANAVSYAGMRNYEQIIRAGGGSSAADVAIIGSEDAVQHQLQSLLDAGATDVWAQPVAVGPDRSTRSGSVRRARALLSALAREG from the coding sequence ATGCGTATCGGACTGTCCGGCGGTGCTGCGTCAGTTGACCGGATGATCACCCAGGCCCAGGAAGCCGAGGCTGACGGGTTCTCCGCCCTGTGGTACGCCAGTGGTGTCGCGGGCGACCCTCTGGTGGCGATGGCCATCGCCGGGCGCGCGACGCAGTCCATCGAGCTGGGAACCGCTGTGCTGCAGACGTATCCGTGCCATCCGATGCTGCAGGGCAACCGGGTGATCGCGGCCGCCAACGCCATGGGACGGCCAGGGCTCACGCTCGGCCTCGGGCCGTCACATGAGCCGATCGTGCGCGATGTGCTGGGCCTGTCCTATGACCACCCGGCCCGCAACACCGCCGAATATCTGAGGATCATCGGCCCGCTGCTGCGCGGCGAAGACGTGAATTTCGCCGGAACTGACTGGAGCGCGCACACCGCGGGCCGCGCCGCCCGCGCCGAACACCCGGTCCCACTCCTGCTGTCCGCACTGTCACCCCGGATGCTGCGCATCGCCGGACAGTTCGCAGACGGGGTTGTGCTGTGGATGGCCTCTCGTCAGGCGCTGGAGTCCCGGATCACCCCGACTCTCACCGCCGCAGCATCCGAATTCGGGCGGTCCCGGCCCCGGATCGTGGCCGGGCTACCGGTAGCGGTACACGACGACCTCGACGAAGCCAGAGACGCGGTGGCGGCAAACGCAGTCTCCTATGCAGGAATGCGCAACTACGAGCAAATTATTCGAGCCGGTGGCGGTTCCAGCGCGGCCGATGTCGCCATCATCGGCTCCGAGGACGCCGTGCAACATCAGTTGCAGTCGTTGCTCGACGCCGGAGCCACCGATGTGTGGGCCCAACCGGTCGCCGTAGGCCCCGATCGGTCCACCCGGTCCGGCTCGGTGCGGCGTGCCAGGGCACTGCTGAGCGCCCTGGCGCGAGAGGGCTGA
- a CDS encoding SDR family NAD(P)-dependent oxidoreductase, translated as MGEDRPVAVVTGASRGAGAGIAHALGSHGCTVYVTGRSENQGDSALAGTIHHTAELVTAAGGHGIAVRVDHSDDDQVKALFDRIAEEQGRVDILVNNAAIIRDEMMGRTKFWEEPLSVLDTFDVGLRSSYVATVLCAPLMLPQRKGLVAFTSSSGSVHYAFGPAYGVPKAGVDKMAADMAVDFREFDIAAVSIWMGSLLTERVRAIIAAKPDKFGHILDSAETPELTGHVIWALFNDPNLMESSGRTLIGAELAGKYGIVDEGGRRPPSYRTMFDVHPHEQYAHIMR; from the coding sequence ATGGGCGAGGACCGACCAGTCGCCGTCGTCACCGGGGCCAGCCGCGGCGCGGGGGCGGGTATCGCGCATGCGCTGGGAAGTCATGGCTGCACGGTGTATGTCACCGGACGCAGTGAGAACCAGGGGGATTCGGCCCTGGCCGGCACGATCCACCACACCGCCGAGCTGGTGACCGCAGCCGGGGGGCATGGCATCGCCGTACGGGTCGACCACAGTGACGACGATCAGGTCAAGGCACTGTTCGACCGGATCGCCGAAGAGCAGGGCCGGGTGGACATCCTGGTGAACAATGCCGCGATAATCCGCGACGAGATGATGGGCCGCACCAAGTTCTGGGAGGAGCCGCTGAGTGTGTTGGACACCTTCGACGTCGGATTGCGCAGCAGCTATGTCGCCACGGTACTTTGCGCACCCCTGATGCTGCCACAGCGGAAGGGTCTGGTGGCATTCACCTCTTCCTCGGGCTCGGTGCACTACGCCTTCGGGCCGGCTTACGGCGTGCCGAAGGCCGGCGTAGACAAGATGGCCGCTGACATGGCCGTGGATTTCCGCGAGTTCGATATCGCCGCGGTATCGATCTGGATGGGTTCGCTTCTGACCGAACGGGTTCGGGCGATCATCGCCGCCAAGCCCGACAAGTTCGGCCACATACTCGACAGCGCTGAGACCCCTGAACTCACCGGCCATGTGATCTGGGCGTTGTTCAACGATCCGAATCTGATGGAGTCCAGCGGCCGTACCCTGATCGGTGCCGAACTCGCCGGGAAGTACGGCATTGTGGACGAGGGAGGTCGCCGGCCACCGTCGTATCGGACGATGTTCGACGTCCACCCACACGAGCAGTACGCCCACATCATGCGATAA
- a CDS encoding cytochrome P450, whose protein sequence is MNAPTDPAARYHFDRHGADYRESFLDITHEMQQKCPIAWTDTYDGHWVAAGGPQVFELARCPHVSNDHDVHNERRGYKGISIPTMLEAEGFRGGMLEMDDPEHRFYRTALNPYLSPAAVKRWAPFIDEIVRACIDDRIETGHIDFVDDLANVVPAVLTLAMLGVRLDKWTIYNEPAHASVYTPPDSPDAARVRDLYLTMGIDLFTNLSEVRDNPRPGIIDALAKLRINGEAPPDIELIGMLNLLIGGGFDTTTALTAHALEWLSQHTDKRTQLSAERAVLLDRATEEFLRFFTPAPGDARTVSEDIDLDGTSLREGERLWLSWAMANRDPSLFEDPDALVMDRKNNRHFSFGLGVHRCIGSNVARTVFKSMLTAVLDRMPDYRCVAEGTVHYDSIGVIQGMRHLPAQFTPGRSLGPGLEETLVKLQRICDEQGLARPITELKTAAEIVA, encoded by the coding sequence ATGAACGCCCCCACCGACCCAGCGGCCAGGTACCACTTCGACCGCCACGGTGCCGACTATCGCGAGAGCTTCCTCGATATCACCCACGAGATGCAGCAGAAGTGCCCCATCGCCTGGACCGATACCTACGACGGGCATTGGGTGGCCGCAGGCGGTCCCCAGGTGTTCGAGCTGGCCCGCTGCCCGCATGTGTCCAACGACCACGATGTACACAACGAACGCCGCGGCTACAAGGGCATCTCCATTCCGACGATGTTGGAGGCAGAGGGGTTTCGTGGCGGCATGCTGGAGATGGACGATCCGGAACACCGCTTCTACCGCACCGCACTCAACCCGTACCTGTCCCCCGCCGCGGTCAAGCGCTGGGCCCCGTTCATCGACGAGATCGTGCGGGCCTGCATTGATGACCGGATCGAGACCGGGCACATCGATTTCGTCGACGACCTGGCCAATGTGGTGCCGGCGGTGCTCACCCTGGCCATGCTTGGTGTGCGGCTGGACAAGTGGACGATCTACAACGAGCCGGCGCACGCCTCGGTCTACACGCCACCGGACTCCCCGGACGCGGCCCGCGTGCGCGACCTGTACCTGACGATGGGGATCGACCTGTTCACCAATCTTTCTGAGGTACGGGACAATCCACGGCCCGGGATCATCGACGCGTTGGCCAAACTGCGCATCAACGGCGAGGCACCGCCCGATATCGAGTTGATCGGCATGCTGAATCTGCTGATCGGCGGAGGCTTCGACACCACGACCGCACTTACCGCGCATGCCCTGGAGTGGTTGTCACAGCACACCGATAAGCGCACCCAGTTGAGTGCGGAACGTGCTGTACTGCTCGACCGAGCCACTGAGGAGTTCTTACGTTTCTTCACGCCCGCTCCCGGGGATGCTCGAACCGTCTCCGAGGACATCGATCTGGACGGCACATCGCTGCGTGAAGGTGAGCGGCTGTGGCTGTCCTGGGCGATGGCCAATCGGGATCCGTCACTGTTCGAGGATCCGGATGCCCTGGTGATGGACCGGAAAAACAACCGCCACTTCAGCTTCGGGCTCGGAGTACACCGGTGCATCGGCTCGAATGTGGCCAGGACGGTGTTCAAGTCGATGCTGACCGCGGTTCTCGACCGGATGCCTGACTACCGATGCGTGGCCGAAGGCACGGTGCACTACGACAGCATCGGGGTGATCCAAGGCATGCGGCACCTGCCCGCACAGTTCACTCCAGGCCGGAGCCTCGGCCCCGGCCTGGAGGAGACGTTGGTCAAGCTGCAGCGTATCTGCGACGAGCAGGGGCTGGCCCGACCGATCACCGAGCTCAAAACCGCGGCTGAGATCGTCGCCTGA
- a CDS encoding ferredoxin: MKAEVDTSRCQGHTLCAMIAPEIFELDDTDGHAQVAVDAVATEYHEHVHEAVRSCPEQAIHLLTPETEQ; the protein is encoded by the coding sequence GTGAAAGCAGAAGTCGACACGTCACGGTGCCAGGGCCACACCCTGTGCGCGATGATCGCGCCGGAAATCTTCGAACTCGATGACACCGACGGCCACGCTCAGGTGGCCGTCGACGCCGTCGCAACCGAGTATCACGAGCACGTGCACGAGGCGGTTCGTTCCTGCCCGGAACAGGCCATCCACCTCCTGACCCCGGAGACCGAACAATGA
- a CDS encoding SDR family NAD(P)-dependent oxidoreductase, translated as MSRVAVVTGGGSGLGRSIAIRLAADGKHVAVLDLNAEAAGKVAAEIEAAGGRAIALGADVSDEDAVAQVFDSVRTQLDPVGILVTSAAISGFTRLDKITLDQWNRYLAVNLTGTFLCIRTALEDMVPAQWGRIITISSAAGQKGAQGQAHYSAAKGGVIALTKTVALDYASKGITANTVPPFAIETPMLREQQAAGKLPLDKYLNQAIPAGALGRPEDVAAACSFLAAEDAGYITGQVIGVNGGAVT; from the coding sequence ATGAGCCGGGTAGCGGTAGTAACCGGGGGTGGATCGGGACTTGGCAGGTCAATCGCCATCCGACTTGCTGCCGACGGCAAACATGTTGCTGTTCTTGATCTCAACGCCGAAGCTGCAGGCAAGGTCGCGGCCGAGATCGAGGCGGCGGGCGGTCGAGCCATCGCCCTCGGCGCCGATGTGTCGGACGAGGATGCCGTCGCGCAGGTCTTCGACTCGGTCCGCACCCAACTGGATCCGGTCGGCATTCTGGTGACCAGCGCGGCCATCTCGGGTTTCACCCGCCTCGACAAGATCACCCTGGATCAGTGGAATCGCTATCTGGCGGTCAACTTGACGGGGACGTTCCTGTGCATTCGGACCGCGCTGGAAGACATGGTGCCCGCGCAGTGGGGGCGGATCATCACGATCTCCTCGGCGGCCGGCCAGAAGGGTGCACAGGGCCAGGCGCACTATTCCGCAGCCAAGGGTGGTGTCATCGCGCTCACCAAAACTGTGGCACTCGACTACGCGTCGAAGGGCATCACCGCCAACACCGTGCCTCCGTTTGCGATCGAAACGCCGATGCTGCGTGAGCAGCAGGCCGCCGGGAAACTGCCGCTGGACAAGTACCTGAACCAGGCGATCCCGGCCGGAGCGCTGGGCCGCCCCGAGGACGTGGCGGCGGCGTGTTCGTTCCTGGCAGCGGAAGACGCCGGATACATCACAGGCCAGGTCATCGGCGTCAATGGTGGAGCGGTCACCTGA